Proteins encoded together in one Terriglobia bacterium window:
- a CDS encoding class I SAM-dependent methyltransferase — translation MDPLQQLKRNWEGFAQTDPLWAICTDPLKKGNRWTPEELFATGREEIDRVLDCMQSLGLEPDWKSPALDFGCGVGRLTRALAGRFEECWGVDISPSMIQLAEEYNRDLPHCHFLVNDAERMEAFQENHFGFIYTSIVLQHIPEKYAKSYVGEMVRLLKPGGVLVFQIPDRFRAGVFTRIRQKLALRSRLKRLAGRQESFAMEMHCIAENAVRQLVEHNNAKVLDVRLTNSCDPSFSGHLRYLEEEPARGFVSKQYCVVKNAAGDERP, via the coding sequence ATGGACCCGTTACAGCAGCTCAAACGAAACTGGGAAGGATTCGCGCAGACGGACCCGTTGTGGGCCATCTGCACCGATCCGCTCAAAAAGGGCAATCGCTGGACGCCCGAGGAATTGTTTGCGACGGGACGCGAGGAAATTGACCGCGTTCTCGATTGTATGCAGTCACTGGGGCTTGAGCCCGACTGGAAATCACCGGCCCTGGATTTCGGATGCGGCGTTGGCCGCTTGACGCGCGCGTTGGCGGGCCGTTTTGAGGAGTGCTGGGGCGTGGACATTTCGCCCAGCATGATTCAACTGGCGGAAGAGTACAACCGCGATCTTCCGCACTGCCATTTCCTGGTGAACGACGCCGAGCGCATGGAAGCATTTCAGGAGAATCATTTTGGTTTTATCTATACCAGCATTGTGCTCCAGCATATTCCGGAGAAGTACGCGAAGAGCTACGTGGGCGAGATGGTCCGCCTGTTAAAGCCCGGCGGAGTCCTGGTGTTTCAGATACCGGACCGCTTTCGCGCGGGGGTGTTCACGCGCATACGACAGAAGCTGGCTCTGCGGTCGCGCCTCAAGAGGTTGGCCGGACGGCAGGAAAGCTTCGCGATGGAAATGCATTGCATCGCGGAAAACGCGGTGCGCCAACTGGTCGAGCACAACAACGCCAAGGTGTTGGACGTCCGGCTGACGAACTCTTGCGATCCTTCCTTCAGCGGCCACCTGCGCTACCTGGAAGAAGAACCGGCGCGAGGGTTTGTGAGCAAGCAATATTGTGTGGTGAAAAACGCGGCCGGAGACGAGCGGCCATGA
- a CDS encoding glycosyltransferase family 4 protein, producing the protein MSGTMRVGFDARWYNDSGVGTYVAELLRALAPLQTDVHLVVYDDAGNPVPGLERLPLERIPVDAGKYSLGGMRAMARRCRDDRLDVFHSPFYPSPLNAPCPVVVTIHDLIPFLFPIYAWPKREMVKAGYRRAGRVASQVIAGSSHTARDVERILKVKPDKITTIAYAVSAAEFRPERNASELKLLWDKYALKQPYTVAASARNWSTKNLESALRALQAAGEIAGVKFQTAVYGVCDGLDAAGGEKRWPQLNLARVGYVSATELAMLYRHAELFIMPSLYEGFGLPVVEAMACGCPVITSNGGALAEVAGQGAQVFQAMDVEGMAAAAAALMTSPAVRDRWRLAALRRAAEFSWNRAAMETIAVYHRACRGGISGKRA; encoded by the coding sequence ATGAGCGGGACAATGCGCGTAGGTTTTGATGCGCGCTGGTACAACGATTCCGGCGTGGGCACGTACGTGGCTGAATTGCTCCGCGCCCTGGCCCCATTGCAGACGGACGTGCATCTGGTGGTGTACGACGACGCGGGCAATCCGGTGCCCGGGCTGGAGCGTTTGCCGCTGGAGCGGATCCCGGTGGACGCGGGGAAGTATTCGCTAGGCGGAATGCGCGCGATGGCGCGGCGCTGCCGCGATGACCGGCTGGACGTTTTTCATAGTCCGTTTTATCCTTCGCCGTTGAATGCGCCGTGTCCCGTGGTGGTGACCATCCATGACCTGATTCCGTTTCTCTTTCCCATCTACGCGTGGCCCAAGCGGGAGATGGTGAAAGCGGGGTACCGGAGGGCGGGGCGAGTAGCCAGCCAGGTGATTGCCGGGTCATCGCACACCGCGCGCGACGTGGAGAGAATCCTGAAAGTGAAGCCGGACAAGATTACGACGATCGCATATGCTGTGTCGGCGGCGGAGTTTCGTCCCGAGCGCAATGCCTCAGAACTGAAATTGTTGTGGGACAAGTACGCGTTAAAGCAGCCTTACACTGTGGCAGCCAGCGCGCGCAACTGGAGCACCAAGAACCTGGAGAGCGCGCTACGGGCGCTGCAAGCGGCGGGGGAGATTGCGGGCGTCAAATTTCAGACTGCGGTGTACGGCGTGTGCGATGGGCTGGATGCCGCAGGCGGAGAGAAGCGCTGGCCTCAGCTGAACCTGGCGCGAGTGGGTTACGTTTCCGCTACGGAGCTGGCCATGCTGTACCGTCACGCGGAACTATTTATCATGCCTTCGCTCTATGAGGGTTTTGGGTTGCCGGTGGTGGAGGCGATGGCGTGCGGCTGTCCGGTGATTACCTCCAACGGTGGAGCGTTGGCGGAGGTCGCAGGACAGGGCGCGCAGGTGTTTCAGGCGATGGACGTGGAAGGCATGGCTGCGGCGGCTGCGGCGCTGATGACCAGTCCCGCCGTGCGCGACCGCTGGCGGCTCGCTGCTCTGCGTCGCGCTGCGGAGTTTTCCTGGAACAGGGCAGCGATGGAGACAATAGCGGTATATCATCGGGCGTGTCGCGGTGGGATCTCGGGAAAACGCGCGTGA
- a CDS encoding sugar transferase: MPVAATERLKTNPQARERPSAASARLLKRAVDVAGAAIAMVVCAPVIGMLALLVKLQDGGPAIHRRRVVGLAGEFDAFKLRSMRVDADAILQRDAKLREEFESNFKLKDDPRVTRVGAFLRRSSLDELPQLWNVLTGQMSLVGPRMITRAELDKFGEAAWIFTRMKPGLTGYWQVSGAANATYEQRVAMEVHYVENWSLLVDLKILAMTPARVIRGPRAG, translated from the coding sequence GTGCCGGTAGCAGCGACGGAAAGGCTGAAAACCAATCCGCAGGCCAGAGAAAGGCCGAGCGCGGCGAGCGCACGCTTGCTGAAGCGCGCGGTGGACGTTGCCGGCGCGGCGATCGCGATGGTCGTGTGTGCTCCGGTCATCGGAATGCTGGCGCTGCTGGTGAAATTGCAGGATGGAGGCCCGGCGATCCATCGCCGGCGGGTGGTAGGGCTGGCGGGCGAGTTTGATGCTTTCAAACTTCGCAGCATGCGCGTGGATGCGGATGCCATCCTGCAGCGCGACGCGAAATTGCGCGAAGAATTTGAAAGCAACTTCAAGTTGAAAGACGATCCGCGAGTCACGCGCGTGGGGGCGTTCCTGCGGAGGAGCAGTCTGGACGAGCTGCCGCAGTTGTGGAACGTGCTCACAGGACAGATGAGCCTGGTGGGGCCGCGCATGATCACCCGCGCGGAGCTTGATAAATTTGGCGAAGCGGCGTGGATCTTCACGCGCATGAAGCCCGGGCTGACCGGCTACTGGCAAGTCAGCGGCGCAGCCAACGCGACATACGAGCAGCGCGTGGCCATGGAAGTCCACTACGTTGAGAACTGGTCATTGCTGGTGGACTTAAAGATTCTGGCGATGACGCCGGCCCGAGTCATTCGCGGGCCGAGGGCCGGCTGA
- the galE gene encoding UDP-glucose 4-epimerase GalE — MANILVTGGTGYVGSVCCAELLRQGHRVTVVDDLSTGFRDAVARGAEFHQLDVGDRRELRQVVRRNDFDVVFHFAAKALIPESVSNPGVFFEKNVAAGIAMLEVLREAGIRNIVFSSSAAVYGAPEKVPIEEESPLRPMNSYGLTKLMMEQILEWYARAYGWSAIAFRYFSAAGATAELGERHEPETHVIPLLLEAAAGERASFSIYGDDYDTPDGTCLRDYVHVVDIARAHICALQKMGQPGMRTYNIGTGVSYSVRELCVAAEEATGRQIPVRVAARREGDPPALCASPRRIMDELGWKPEHSSLREILESAWDWQQKRWKQRQVKNVGAASSR; from the coding sequence ATGGCAAACATTCTGGTTACCGGAGGCACCGGCTACGTCGGCTCAGTGTGTTGCGCCGAACTGTTGCGCCAGGGACACCGCGTGACGGTGGTGGATGACCTTTCCACCGGATTTCGCGATGCAGTGGCGCGCGGCGCAGAGTTCCATCAGCTTGACGTCGGCGACCGGCGCGAATTACGGCAGGTTGTCCGCCGCAACGACTTTGACGTCGTATTTCATTTCGCAGCGAAGGCGCTGATTCCGGAGTCGGTGAGCAATCCCGGCGTGTTCTTCGAGAAGAACGTTGCGGCGGGAATCGCCATGCTGGAGGTGCTGCGCGAAGCGGGGATTCGCAACATTGTGTTTTCGTCGTCGGCCGCGGTGTATGGCGCGCCGGAGAAAGTCCCGATTGAAGAAGAAAGCCCGCTCCGACCTATGAACTCCTACGGGCTGACCAAGCTAATGATGGAACAGATACTGGAGTGGTACGCGCGGGCTTACGGATGGAGCGCAATCGCATTCCGCTATTTCAGCGCGGCTGGGGCGACGGCGGAACTGGGAGAGCGGCATGAGCCGGAAACGCACGTCATCCCGCTGCTGCTGGAAGCGGCGGCCGGGGAGAGAGCCAGCTTCAGTATTTACGGAGATGATTACGATACGCCCGACGGCACTTGCCTGCGGGACTACGTTCACGTGGTGGACATTGCGCGCGCCCACATCTGCGCGTTGCAGAAAATGGGGCAGCCGGGAATGCGGACGTACAACATCGGCACCGGCGTGAGCTACTCGGTGCGCGAGCTGTGTGTCGCGGCGGAGGAGGCGACCGGGCGGCAAATTCCGGTTCGCGTCGCCGCACGGCGGGAGGGCGATCCGCCGGCGCTGTGCGCGAGTCCGCGGCGGATCATGGACGAGCTGGGGTGGAAGCCGGAGCATTCGTCGCTCAGGGAAATACTGGAATCGGCCTGGGATTGGCAACAGAAGCGCTGGAAGCAGAGGCAGGTGAAAAACGTGGGAGCCGCTTCGTCGCGATGA
- a CDS encoding nucleotidyltransferase family protein has translation MKAFILAAGNGTRLRPLTDKVPKCLLPIQGVPLLEIWLRHCEAAGVREALVNSHAHAQQVKEFVAGRAGVVQVSVAEEPELLGSAGTLADNRGLVAGEGAFFVFYGDVLTNASLSALWEFHREKRLPVTLGITQVADPSRCGIVSADESGIVRGFVEKPSHPESNWAFGGVMVASQEIFDAIPGRRPADIGFDVLPRLVGRMAAYRISSYLMDVGTLENYRAAQESWPGL, from the coding sequence ATGAAAGCGTTCATTCTCGCGGCAGGCAACGGAACCCGGCTACGCCCGCTGACGGACAAAGTTCCCAAGTGCCTCCTGCCTATTCAGGGCGTTCCGCTGTTGGAGATTTGGCTGCGCCATTGTGAAGCGGCGGGCGTGCGTGAAGCGCTGGTAAACTCCCATGCGCACGCGCAACAGGTCAAAGAGTTTGTCGCCGGCCGCGCGGGCGTTGTGCAAGTGAGCGTGGCGGAAGAGCCGGAGCTGCTGGGCAGCGCGGGGACGCTGGCGGACAATCGCGGCTTGGTTGCCGGCGAAGGTGCTTTCTTCGTGTTCTACGGAGATGTGTTGACCAACGCCAGCTTGAGTGCGCTGTGGGAGTTTCACCGGGAGAAGAGATTGCCGGTGACATTGGGAATCACCCAGGTGGCAGATCCCTCGCGTTGCGGGATCGTTTCTGCGGATGAGAGCGGGATTGTGCGTGGCTTCGTGGAGAAACCGTCTCATCCGGAGAGCAACTGGGCGTTCGGCGGCGTGATGGTCGCCAGCCAGGAGATTTTTGACGCGATTCCAGGGCGGCGTCCTGCGGATATTGGGTTTGATGTGTTGCCAAGGCTTGTAGGGCGAATGGCGGCATACCGGATATCGAGCTACCTGATGGATGTTGGCACGCTAGAGAACTACCGGGCAGCGCAAGAGTCATGGCCGGGATTGTGA
- a CDS encoding HAD family phosphatase yields the protein MRKTRVELAGVIFDLDGVVVDSHPVHVMAWKTLFASLGKKVSDGDLSFVLDGHKRDTILRHFLGELGADELKEYGERKATLYRETATELKTIAGLGGFMDAVEAAGLPMAVASSAGRARVEHTLNALGIAKRFRTVVTGDDVAASKPDPAVFQLAARELGVKAESVLVCEDAVAGVEGAKRAAMKCLAIAANGRGPLLKQAGADCVVTDFTQVSLDELRGLFGNQ from the coding sequence GTGAGGAAGACGAGAGTGGAGTTGGCGGGAGTGATTTTCGATCTGGACGGGGTAGTGGTGGACAGCCATCCGGTGCACGTGATGGCGTGGAAAACTTTGTTCGCGTCCCTGGGGAAGAAGGTTTCAGACGGTGATTTATCGTTCGTGCTGGACGGGCACAAGCGAGACACGATCCTGCGGCATTTTCTGGGCGAGTTGGGCGCAGATGAGTTGAAAGAGTACGGGGAAAGAAAGGCCACGCTTTATCGCGAAACAGCGACGGAACTCAAAACCATTGCAGGGCTGGGAGGGTTCATGGATGCCGTGGAAGCAGCCGGATTGCCCATGGCGGTGGCCAGCTCAGCGGGGCGAGCTCGCGTTGAGCATACGCTGAATGCACTGGGGATCGCGAAGCGCTTTCGCACGGTGGTGACCGGCGATGACGTTGCCGCAAGCAAGCCTGATCCGGCGGTGTTTCAATTGGCGGCCCGCGAGCTGGGCGTGAAGGCGGAGTCCGTCCTGGTGTGCGAGGATGCGGTGGCGGGAGTGGAAGGCGCAAAAAGGGCGGCGATGAAATGCCTGGCGATTGCCGCCAATGGCCGGGGGCCGCTGCTGAAGCAGGCTGGAGCAGATTGCGTGGTTACGGATTTTACACAAGTGAGTCTGGATGAGTTGAGAGGGCTGTTTGGGAATCAGTAA
- a CDS encoding LLM class flavin-dependent oxidoreductase, producing the protein MRYGYWLPVFGGWLRNVEDENMQATWPYISRLARRSEEIGFDLTLIAELNLNDIKGPEEPSLDAWSTAAALAAVTHRLELMVAVRPTFHNPALLAKQAANIDHISNGRLSLNVVSSWWAEEARKYGVQFDQHDDRYARTSEWLDVVDQSWKQDHFSYHGKYYRVDDLVLQPKPVSRPRPVIYAGGESEAAKNLIAQKCDAYVMHGDPPEKIREKIRDLSARREKHGLPRMQFGVAAYAIVRDSEEEAQQELRRITDVKQNAAGYGNYQQWLANTQLEQRVSLEDYSVSNRGLRSGLVGTPEQVSERIAEFEEAGVDLLLLQFSPQLEEMERFSQQVIRRGARPAAKVIDDFASRELRRAAIG; encoded by the coding sequence ATGCGCTACGGATATTGGCTCCCTGTTTTCGGCGGCTGGCTGCGCAACGTTGAAGATGAAAACATGCAGGCCACTTGGCCGTACATCAGCCGCCTCGCCCGCCGCAGTGAAGAAATCGGTTTTGATCTCACACTCATCGCCGAACTCAATCTCAATGACATCAAAGGCCCGGAAGAGCCCTCGCTTGACGCCTGGTCCACCGCTGCCGCTCTGGCCGCCGTCACCCATCGCCTTGAGCTGATGGTCGCCGTCCGGCCCACCTTCCACAACCCTGCGTTGCTGGCCAAGCAGGCCGCCAACATTGATCACATCAGCAACGGCCGCCTCTCCCTCAACGTTGTTTCTTCCTGGTGGGCGGAAGAAGCCCGCAAATACGGCGTGCAATTTGACCAGCACGATGACCGCTATGCCCGCACTTCCGAGTGGCTTGACGTGGTTGATCAATCGTGGAAGCAGGACCACTTCAGCTACCACGGCAAGTACTACCGCGTGGACGATCTCGTCCTGCAGCCCAAGCCGGTCTCGCGACCGCGTCCCGTGATCTACGCCGGCGGCGAATCGGAAGCCGCCAAGAACCTGATTGCCCAGAAGTGCGACGCATACGTCATGCACGGCGACCCGCCGGAGAAAATTCGCGAAAAAATCCGCGATCTCTCCGCCCGCCGCGAAAAACATGGCCTGCCACGCATGCAGTTCGGCGTGGCCGCCTACGCCATCGTCCGCGACAGCGAAGAAGAAGCCCAGCAGGAGCTGCGCCGCATTACTGACGTGAAGCAGAACGCCGCCGGCTACGGCAACTACCAGCAATGGCTGGCCAACACCCAACTGGAGCAGCGCGTTTCGCTCGAAGACTATTCCGTATCAAATCGCGGGCTCAGGTCCGGGCTGGTCGGCACTCCGGAGCAGGTGTCTGAGCGAATTGCTGAATTTGAAGAAGCCGGCGTGGACCTGCTGCTACTGCAATTCAGCCCGCAACTTGAAGAAATGGAGCGATTTTCCCAACAGGTGATTCGCCGCGGCGCCCGCCCCGCCGCCAAAGTGATTGATGACTTCGCGTCCCGCGAACTGAGAAGGGCGGCCATCGGTTGA
- a CDS encoding ERAP1-like C-terminal domain-containing protein, with amino-acid sequence MTRTAKTARIGSLFLILFTGWAAKAVGAPDGIPRELARQRAQQVSDVRYRLSYTLVPKAASVSGHEELRFVQNADARGILPELLDFREGAISSLTVNGQAAPAAMENGHVELPAKLLKLGENVVEIDFTAPVAPAGKAFTRFEDKDDGSEYIYTLFVPMDAEMAFPCFDQPDMKAKFTLTVTAPEEWIVISNGAVQRTNAGVGERLRRTEFAETKPISTYLFAFAAGPFQKVHEVPGMPGLYVRKSKLDKAEAEAHAVQQITSDGMRYLSEYFQQPFPFPKYDMVLLPGFAYGGMEHAGATFLREESILFRTSPTHSDRLNRDILLLHELTHQWFGDLVTMRWFDDLWLKEGFAQYMAYQTLASLKPTDNIWKRFYQAIKPAAYGIDSTPGTTPIYQEIANLKDAKSAYGAIVYSKAPGVLKQLAFVLGENKFRDGLRLYLKEHAYANAEWSDLVGALEKVSGKKLGDWANAYIRRRGMPQVDVEWKCDPKKGVTRVFLTQHDALNEGGTWPIATQVLLNYGAAESVVRADWQRGKTEFEQAGAVCPQWIFANDRDHAYGRFLLDAKSRKAVTEQMSGITDVFERTLLWGSLWDSVREAEMDPQEYVELALRSLPAEKDEALAQSMIGRTIFALHKYLSDDARALIVPKAEALAYDQMLHAPQKDMRIVWFRALRAVAETPQGRDWIKQILAGKLEVPGVEVRPLDRWQMVTGLVALNDPESEALLVAEEKRDPSGEGRKYAFVAAAARPDGKSKKEFFDGYLHDAARPEDWVEQSLGAFNWWNQSSLTLPFLKPALEALPQVKKERKIFFVLAWLNAFIGGQQSAEAQTQVQEFLQSASLDKDLKLKVLEVFDDLNRTVRIRAKYQKKAG; translated from the coding sequence ATGACGAGAACTGCCAAGACTGCCAGGATTGGGAGCCTGTTCCTCATCCTGTTCACGGGCTGGGCTGCCAAGGCTGTTGGTGCTCCGGACGGGATTCCCCGAGAATTGGCGCGGCAGCGGGCGCAGCAGGTTTCTGATGTTCGCTACCGGCTGAGCTACACGCTTGTCCCGAAGGCGGCGTCGGTCAGCGGACATGAGGAGCTGCGGTTCGTCCAGAATGCGGACGCACGCGGTATCCTGCCGGAGTTGCTCGACTTCCGCGAAGGGGCCATCAGCAGCCTGACCGTGAACGGGCAAGCGGCGCCGGCGGCGATGGAGAATGGACACGTCGAGCTGCCGGCCAAGCTGCTTAAGCTGGGCGAAAACGTGGTGGAGATTGATTTCACCGCACCGGTAGCGCCGGCAGGGAAGGCCTTCACGCGTTTCGAAGACAAGGACGACGGCAGCGAATACATCTACACGCTGTTTGTGCCCATGGATGCCGAGATGGCGTTTCCGTGCTTTGACCAGCCGGACATGAAGGCCAAGTTCACGCTGACGGTGACCGCGCCCGAAGAGTGGATTGTGATTTCCAATGGAGCGGTGCAAAGAACTAATGCCGGAGTTGGTGAGCGATTGCGTCGGACAGAATTTGCCGAAACCAAGCCCATCAGCACATATCTGTTTGCGTTTGCCGCAGGACCGTTCCAGAAAGTCCACGAAGTTCCGGGAATGCCGGGGCTGTACGTCCGCAAGTCGAAGCTGGACAAAGCGGAGGCGGAAGCCCACGCGGTCCAGCAGATTACCTCAGACGGCATGAGGTATCTTTCGGAATATTTCCAGCAGCCGTTTCCGTTTCCCAAATATGACATGGTGTTGCTGCCCGGCTTCGCCTACGGCGGTATGGAACATGCCGGGGCAACGTTTCTGCGGGAAGAATCCATCCTGTTTCGCACCTCGCCAACGCACAGCGACCGCTTGAACCGCGACATCCTGCTGCTGCACGAACTGACGCACCAGTGGTTCGGCGACCTGGTGACCATGCGCTGGTTTGACGATCTTTGGCTGAAAGAAGGTTTTGCGCAGTATATGGCGTACCAGACGCTGGCGTCGCTGAAGCCGACCGACAACATCTGGAAGCGGTTCTATCAGGCGATCAAGCCGGCGGCGTATGGGATTGATTCCACGCCGGGGACCACGCCGATTTACCAGGAGATCGCTAACCTGAAGGACGCCAAGTCGGCCTACGGCGCGATTGTCTATTCCAAAGCGCCGGGCGTGCTCAAGCAACTGGCGTTTGTGCTGGGGGAAAACAAGTTTCGCGATGGTTTGCGGCTCTATCTGAAAGAGCACGCCTACGCCAACGCTGAGTGGAGCGACCTGGTAGGAGCGTTGGAAAAAGTTTCCGGCAAGAAGCTGGGAGACTGGGCGAACGCGTACATCCGCCGGCGCGGCATGCCGCAGGTGGATGTGGAATGGAAGTGCGATCCGAAGAAAGGCGTGACCCGCGTGTTTCTCACGCAGCATGACGCGTTGAATGAAGGCGGAACATGGCCCATAGCAACGCAGGTGCTGCTTAACTATGGCGCCGCGGAGTCGGTCGTCCGTGCTGACTGGCAACGCGGGAAGACAGAGTTCGAGCAGGCCGGCGCAGTTTGTCCGCAGTGGATCTTCGCCAACGACCGAGACCACGCTTACGGCCGCTTTCTGCTGGACGCGAAAAGCCGCAAAGCAGTGACGGAGCAGATGAGCGGGATTACTGATGTGTTTGAGCGTACGCTGCTGTGGGGATCGTTGTGGGACTCAGTGCGCGAGGCGGAGATGGATCCACAGGAATACGTTGAGCTGGCGCTGAGGTCGCTTCCCGCGGAAAAAGACGAAGCACTAGCGCAGAGCATGATCGGCCGGACAATCTTTGCGCTGCACAAGTATCTCAGCGATGATGCGCGCGCGCTGATTGTACCGAAGGCAGAAGCCCTGGCGTACGACCAGATGCTGCATGCGCCGCAGAAAGACATGAGGATTGTCTGGTTCCGCGCGCTGCGTGCCGTCGCTGAGACGCCGCAGGGGCGGGATTGGATCAAGCAGATCCTCGCGGGGAAGCTGGAGGTGCCGGGAGTGGAAGTGCGTCCGCTGGACCGCTGGCAGATGGTGACCGGGCTGGTGGCGCTGAATGATCCTGAGTCGGAAGCGTTGCTGGTGGCGGAAGAGAAGCGCGACCCGTCGGGTGAAGGAAGAAAGTATGCATTCGTCGCGGCGGCGGCGCGTCCGGATGGAAAGTCGAAAAAGGAGTTCTTCGATGGCTACCTGCATGACGCAGCGCGCCCGGAAGACTGGGTGGAGCAGAGCCTGGGGGCGTTCAACTGGTGGAACCAATCGTCACTGACTTTGCCATTTCTCAAGCCCGCGCTGGAGGCCTTGCCGCAGGTGAAGAAGGAGCGAAAGATCTTCTTCGTTCTGGCGTGGCTGAACGCGTTCATTGGCGGGCAGCAATCAGCCGAAGCACAGACGCAAGTCCAGGAATTCCTGCAGTCGGCCAGCCTGGATAAAGACTTGAAGCTCAAGGTCTTGGAAGTATTTGACGATTTAAACCGTACGGTGCGAATTCGCGCCAAATACCAAAAGAAGGCGGGTTGA
- a CDS encoding glycosyltransferase family 2 protein, producing MPKYSIIVPFHNEQESVTALYDRLKAVMEATGETFELVFVDDGSVDRTYKLLREIVTIDSRVVVVKLRRNFGQTSALAAGFAHAQGEYLIAMDGDLQHDPDDIPKFLEMLEQGYDLVSGWRKERVDNFVMRRIPSRIANWAMAKLSGVDIHDFGTTYKAYRREIIQQLPLYGELHRFIPALASWYGASICEIPIKNINRPKGASHYGISRTVRVFFDLITIRFLLKYMYRPLHLFGSVGMLSLLSGMGIALWLMLTKLVWHQSVMGEHGPLLISAAVLIVFGGQMLALGLLGDLQVRNFQEPSRRVPYTVAHVLRSQSQEQAVNE from the coding sequence ATGCCGAAGTACTCGATCATAGTACCTTTTCACAATGAGCAGGAGAGCGTGACCGCTCTCTACGACCGCTTAAAGGCCGTGATGGAAGCCACGGGCGAGACCTTTGAACTGGTCTTTGTGGACGACGGCAGTGTGGACCGCACCTACAAACTGCTGCGCGAGATTGTGACCATTGACAGCCGCGTGGTGGTGGTGAAATTGCGCCGCAACTTCGGACAGACCTCGGCCCTGGCGGCGGGGTTCGCGCACGCGCAAGGCGAGTATCTGATCGCCATGGACGGCGACCTGCAGCACGATCCGGACGACATTCCAAAATTCCTGGAAATGCTGGAGCAGGGCTACGACCTGGTAAGCGGCTGGCGCAAAGAGCGTGTGGACAATTTTGTGATGCGGCGGATCCCGTCGCGCATTGCCAACTGGGCCATGGCCAAGCTGAGCGGCGTGGACATCCACGACTTTGGCACCACGTACAAGGCGTATCGCCGGGAAATTATTCAACAGTTGCCGCTGTATGGCGAGTTGCACCGTTTCATTCCCGCGCTGGCGTCATGGTACGGCGCTTCCATCTGCGAAATTCCCATCAAGAACATCAACCGGCCCAAAGGCGCGTCGCACTACGGGATTTCGCGCACGGTCCGCGTGTTCTTTGATCTGATCACCATCCGCTTCCTGCTGAAATATATGTACCGTCCTCTGCACCTGTTTGGCAGCGTGGGCATGCTGTCTCTGCTCAGCGGCATGGGCATTGCGCTGTGGCTGATGCTGACCAAACTTGTCTGGCACCAGAGCGTAATGGGCGAGCACGGACCGCTGTTGATCTCAGCCGCGGTGCTGATCGTTTTCGGCGGGCAGATGCTGGCGCTGGGTCTTTTGGGCGATCTTCAGGTGCGCAACTTCCAGGAGCCGAGCCGCCGCGTACCGTACACGGTGGCGCACGTTTTGCGGTCGCAAAGCCAGGAACAGGCCGTTAACGAATAA